The Engystomops pustulosus chromosome 4, aEngPut4.maternal, whole genome shotgun sequence genome contains a region encoding:
- the LOC140128348 gene encoding vitelline membrane outer layer protein 1 homolog, whose product MFSIIGLSLLIQATLTTAKWITVDNGGKWGVWGPQASCPPQTAARGFSIKVESAQGQFGDDTALNAIKLFCAPPSSTDYKAAITSTEGPWGTWGPILWCPDGILKSFALQVEPPMGFLDDTAANNINFECTDQTVLRPNGGRWGTFGKWSESCPNGICAIQTKVEPPGGDDTALNDVTFGCC is encoded by the exons ATGTTCTCCATCATCGGATTATCATTACTGATCCAGGCAACATTGACCACCGCAAAGTGGATCACAGTTGACAATGGAGGCAAGTGGGGCGTCTGGGGACCTCAAGCTTCATGTCCTCCTCAGACTGCAGCAAGAGGCTTCAGCATAAAG GTGGAATCAGCCCAAGGACAATTCGGAGATGACACGGCCTTGAACGCTATCAAACTGTTCTGTGCCCCCCCATCGAGCACAGATTACAAGGCGGCAATTACATCCACAGAAGGACC TTGGGGCACCTGGGGGCCCATCTTATGGTGTCCGGATGGAATTCTCAAAAGTTTCGCCTTGCAAGTTGAGCCTCCAATGGGTTTCTTAGATGACACAGCGGCCAACAACATCAACTTCGAATGTACCGATCAGACTGTTCTAAGGCCGAACGGGGGCCGCTGGGGAACATTCGGGAAATGGAGTGAGAGTTGTCCAAACGGGATCTGCGCTATCCAGACTAAGGTGGAGCCACCGGGTGGAGATGACACGGCTCTCAACGATGTCACGTTTGGATGTTGTTAA